One segment of Ferrimicrobium acidiphilum DSM 19497 DNA contains the following:
- a CDS encoding NAD(P)H-dependent oxidoreductase subunit E, with the protein MARFSDEMLSRAEELVALYPDPRSATIPLCHLAQEQDGYVTNEAMAHIAELVGSTAAEVQGTASFYDMLKLEPVGRYVIGVCTNIACMLRGAYELLEDAEEILDLPVGATTQDRLFTLEEVECIAHCDQAPAAQVNYRYFGPLDRQSFESLVSKLRNGELNEEVPPHGTLIRIRRQAPAVIPMEEIDRNRAGEAE; encoded by the coding sequence GTGGCGCGTTTCTCGGATGAAATGTTGAGTCGTGCAGAGGAGTTGGTTGCCCTATATCCGGATCCTCGCTCTGCCACGATCCCGCTCTGCCATCTAGCACAGGAGCAGGACGGATATGTAACTAATGAGGCCATGGCACATATCGCCGAACTGGTCGGCTCGACCGCTGCAGAGGTCCAAGGTACTGCGTCTTTTTACGACATGCTCAAGCTGGAGCCAGTTGGAAGATACGTGATCGGAGTATGCACCAACATCGCCTGTATGTTGCGAGGAGCTTACGAGTTGCTTGAGGATGCAGAGGAGATACTCGATCTCCCTGTCGGCGCCACAACTCAGGACCGCCTCTTCACCTTGGAGGAGGTGGAGTGTATTGCTCACTGCGACCAAGCGCCGGCTGCACAGGTGAACTACCGATACTTCGGTCCGCTTGATCGACAGAGCTTTGAGTCGCTGGTCTCCAAGCTCCGTAATGGAGAGTTGAACGAGGAGGTGCCACCGCATGGGACGCTTATTCGTATACGCCGACAGGCGCCTGCGGTGATCCCGATGGAGGAGATAGATCGCAACAGAGCGGGAGAAGCAGAGTGA
- a CDS encoding complex I 51 kDa subunit family protein: MTDRIVGARLHYEDSQTLERFLATGGDQGLRKALLELTPQEVADQVTTANLLGRGGAGFEAGRKWSMLRKAPRRYLVINGDESEPATFKDHLLVENDPHQLVEGATIAAYAIGASFVVIYLRGEFALGLERVQQAINEAYARNALGRSIFGSSFSVDIVLQPGAGAYICGEETSLIESLEGKRGFPRIKPPYFPAVIGLYGEPTIVNNVETVSNLPWIVQHGGEAFKALGQGRSTGTRLFALSGQVRRPGPYEVEMTKITFRDLIFGQEYGQGLEPGRELLAFIPGGVSAPWFFPEHLDIPLGQDEVAKAGSMLGSGSVIVMDDSSCPVRSAWRIARFFARESCGQCTPCREGGAWIDKILRRIEEGEGREADLDLLLDLCDNISPGIKWPPAQTTICVLGPSIPPSVNAAIQHFRDDFLIHIKEGRCPHA; the protein is encoded by the coding sequence GTGACTGACCGAATTGTTGGAGCCCGCCTGCATTATGAGGACTCGCAAACCCTAGAACGTTTTCTAGCCACTGGAGGAGATCAGGGGCTTCGCAAGGCACTTCTAGAGCTCACCCCCCAAGAGGTGGCCGATCAGGTAACGACCGCCAATCTGTTGGGTCGTGGAGGTGCAGGTTTTGAGGCTGGACGCAAATGGTCCATGCTTCGGAAGGCTCCTCGACGATATCTGGTGATTAACGGTGATGAGAGTGAGCCTGCGACCTTTAAGGACCATCTCCTTGTAGAGAACGACCCTCATCAGTTGGTTGAGGGAGCGACGATTGCTGCCTATGCCATAGGAGCGTCATTTGTCGTGATCTATCTGCGCGGCGAGTTTGCCCTTGGCCTTGAGAGAGTTCAGCAAGCCATAAATGAGGCCTACGCTAGGAACGCGCTCGGACGTTCTATTTTCGGGTCGTCGTTTTCGGTGGATATAGTGCTGCAGCCCGGCGCTGGCGCCTATATATGCGGTGAGGAGACCTCTCTTATCGAATCCTTGGAGGGTAAGCGAGGTTTCCCAAGGATCAAACCCCCTTATTTTCCGGCGGTGATTGGGCTCTACGGAGAGCCAACCATCGTCAATAATGTCGAGACGGTATCGAATCTTCCTTGGATAGTGCAGCACGGAGGTGAGGCCTTCAAGGCGCTCGGCCAGGGGCGTTCCACCGGTACCCGCCTCTTTGCACTCTCTGGACAAGTGCGCAGACCTGGTCCATACGAGGTAGAGATGACCAAGATAACCTTCAGAGATTTGATCTTCGGCCAAGAGTATGGCCAGGGGCTCGAACCGGGTCGTGAACTGCTCGCCTTCATTCCGGGAGGCGTATCGGCCCCCTGGTTCTTCCCTGAACACCTTGATATTCCTCTGGGGCAAGACGAGGTCGCAAAGGCTGGCTCTATGTTGGGGTCAGGTTCGGTCATCGTTATGGATGACTCGTCGTGCCCCGTCCGTTCGGCTTGGCGGATAGCGCGTTTTTTTGCGAGAGAGTCGTGTGGGCAGTGTACTCCGTGTCGTGAGGGTGGAGCCTGGATAGACAAAATCCTCAGACGAATTGAGGAAGGTGAGGGTAGAGAGGCTGATCTAGATCTTCTCTTGGACCTGTGCGATAACATCTCCCCGGGGATTAAGTGGCCACCAGCTCAGACAACGATCTGTGTTTTGGGGCCGTCCATTCCTCCCTCAGTCAACGCAGCCATCCAACATTTTCGTGATGATTTCCTCATTCATATCAAGGAAGGACGGTGCCCTCATGCCTGA
- the nuoG gene encoding NADH-quinone oxidoreductase subunit NuoG, whose amino-acid sequence MPDELVAVTFDGQPLQARKGVKLIDALDEAGIHVPRFCYHPRMSAVGMCRMCLVEVKGPRGVSLQPSCYLDVADGMEVFTESDAVKKAQHGVLEFLLANHPLDCPVCDKGGECPLQDQAFAHGSGETRFVEEKRHYAKPIPISRLIKLDRERCIQCDRCTRFADEVAGEPLIDFAGRGGTLRISTFSNVDFDSYFSGNVAQICPVGALTTTPYRFKARPWDLIQSASTCTQCDMGCQVSLQSSQNELTRMLGIDSDAINHSWLCDRGRFSTSEVNNVEHRVTRPRLKDQDGPVEVSWTKALRAAASTMKRAIDERGASAVAVLSSASLTLEDTYAWAKLASDVVRTNAVDGAADVRIDGSLLLGNPASINEALAARRLVLFNVDPKNELPVLHLRLRAAIRAGLRVVEVNAVPTDLTSIVDRWVPIDPANLATTIDSVVAALDGDLDDVVVMAGCRDRALGTSLNTTLLGELLSRIPRAKVLSGIAHGASALAVGFTPSAPRGIRSSGGVEPSMSADSIVAAALRGEVAVLVVLDSDLMGLGLTEDELLSLNERTTVIALSSFESATTNHAAIVLPMSAYGEQQGSTLNIEWRHLRLGRQVEPVGQARSAWMIAAELASMLGDELGFLTLADITRELAQSGGLLSGLGSHYFSDGLDGPLFPLSRREERRTQRVLDPMATPGVASIERQGANFAAGNVIEPSESPGFALGIGEAPKSLPSVRSSVTAGVMELEPLTEGEYWLSLVPRLYDPSPGLLANPFLKQAIREPVLAVAPALAKELGLADGDHCRLVGAGSTEMVVRHAKDQSLFLAVQGVTPATQQLLGDQSWVKVRVEKSNG is encoded by the coding sequence ATGCCTGATGAGCTGGTAGCCGTAACATTCGACGGTCAACCCCTGCAAGCTCGTAAAGGGGTCAAGTTGATCGATGCACTCGATGAAGCTGGAATCCACGTGCCTCGATTTTGTTATCACCCCCGTATGTCTGCTGTGGGCATGTGTCGGATGTGTTTGGTGGAGGTCAAGGGACCGCGTGGGGTATCGCTACAGCCTTCATGCTATCTTGATGTGGCCGATGGGATGGAGGTCTTCACTGAGTCAGACGCGGTGAAGAAGGCCCAACATGGAGTTTTAGAGTTCCTGCTTGCCAACCATCCCCTTGATTGTCCCGTATGCGACAAGGGAGGTGAATGCCCTCTTCAGGATCAGGCCTTCGCTCATGGCTCTGGCGAGACCCGCTTCGTGGAGGAGAAGCGACATTATGCTAAGCCGATTCCGATATCTCGGCTCATAAAGCTCGATCGGGAGCGTTGCATCCAGTGCGATCGGTGCACGCGCTTCGCCGATGAAGTGGCAGGAGAGCCACTCATAGACTTCGCTGGTCGTGGTGGAACTTTGCGCATCTCGACATTTTCGAACGTCGATTTTGACTCGTACTTCTCTGGCAACGTCGCACAGATCTGCCCAGTCGGAGCGCTGACCACCACGCCATATCGATTCAAGGCACGGCCATGGGATCTCATTCAGTCTGCATCGACCTGCACGCAGTGTGATATGGGTTGCCAAGTAAGTCTGCAGTCAAGCCAAAATGAATTGACACGGATGCTAGGCATCGATTCGGATGCGATAAACCATAGCTGGCTCTGTGACCGTGGAAGGTTCTCAACCAGCGAGGTCAATAACGTGGAGCATCGGGTGACACGCCCGAGACTAAAGGATCAAGATGGCCCAGTAGAGGTTTCCTGGACAAAGGCCCTCCGAGCAGCAGCGTCGACTATGAAAAGGGCGATCGATGAGCGCGGTGCATCAGCTGTTGCGGTGCTTTCTAGCGCGTCCCTGACCCTTGAGGATACATACGCGTGGGCTAAGTTAGCTAGCGACGTCGTTAGAACCAACGCTGTTGATGGTGCTGCTGATGTGCGAATTGATGGGTCCCTGCTGCTAGGGAATCCAGCGTCGATCAATGAGGCGCTGGCCGCACGCAGGCTGGTTTTGTTCAATGTTGATCCAAAAAATGAGCTTCCGGTTTTGCACCTTCGCCTGCGCGCAGCTATCCGTGCCGGCCTTCGTGTAGTCGAAGTGAACGCCGTTCCTACCGATCTGACGTCCATCGTCGATCGATGGGTTCCTATCGATCCAGCAAATCTTGCGACTACTATTGATTCGGTTGTTGCGGCGCTAGATGGCGACTTAGATGATGTGGTAGTCATGGCGGGCTGCCGGGATCGCGCTCTTGGCACCTCTTTGAATACGACTTTGCTTGGGGAGCTATTGAGCCGTATTCCGCGAGCGAAGGTTCTGAGCGGGATAGCTCATGGTGCTAGTGCATTGGCGGTTGGATTCACTCCTAGTGCCCCAAGGGGAATTCGCTCCAGTGGTGGGGTTGAGCCGTCCATGAGTGCCGATTCGATCGTGGCTGCTGCCCTGCGTGGTGAGGTAGCGGTCCTTGTGGTACTCGATAGTGACCTTATGGGGCTTGGGCTCACCGAAGATGAGCTTCTGAGCTTGAATGAACGCACCACGGTGATTGCCTTGAGCTCGTTTGAATCTGCGACTACTAACCATGCGGCGATCGTGCTCCCTATGAGTGCCTACGGAGAGCAGCAAGGATCTACTCTCAACATCGAGTGGCGCCATCTCCGTTTGGGACGCCAGGTTGAGCCCGTTGGCCAGGCGCGGTCAGCGTGGATGATCGCTGCCGAACTAGCTTCGATGCTGGGTGACGAGCTTGGTTTTCTGACCCTGGCTGATATTACACGAGAGCTTGCACAATCGGGCGGGTTGCTTTCGGGGCTTGGTTCGCACTACTTTAGCGATGGACTAGATGGACCGCTCTTCCCGCTCTCACGCAGAGAGGAGAGGCGGACGCAGCGAGTTCTCGATCCGATGGCGACACCAGGTGTCGCTTCGATCGAGCGACAGGGGGCAAATTTTGCTGCGGGCAATGTGATTGAACCGAGTGAATCACCGGGTTTCGCGCTTGGCATTGGTGAGGCTCCGAAATCGCTTCCCTCCGTGAGATCGTCAGTGACGGCAGGAGTGATGGAGCTTGAGCCGCTCACCGAGGGTGAGTACTGGCTCAGCCTGGTGCCTCGATTGTACGATCCTTCACCGGGGTTACTGGCCAACCCATTTCTCAAGCAAGCTATTCGCGAACCGGTACTCGCTGTAGCGCCCGCGCTCGCAAAGGAACTTGGGCTCGCAGATGGTGACCACTGTCGTCTCGTGGGAGCAGGCTCTACTGAGATGGTAGTCAGGCATGCGAAGGATCAGTCGTTGTTCTTAGCGGTACAAGGAGTCACACCAGCGACGCAGCAGTTGTTGGGTGACCAATCCTGGGTCAAAGTGAGGGTGGAGAAGAGCAATGGGTAA
- the nuoH gene encoding NADH-quinone oxidoreductase subunit NuoH, whose translation MGNDPLLSGHITWIVVLIVLIKVIVAFIALMISVLLAIWIERKVISDMQNRIGPNRAGPFGLLQSLADGIKLFFKEDLIPERSDKFIFKLAPYLSVIPAFITFTLVPVGGIVHIFGHTTELQVADPPIGILLLLAMSSISVYGVMLAGWSSGSKYPLIGSVRASAQMISYEAAMGLSIASVVLLTGSLSTRDMVTQQLGTFLGFIPHWNIIRLGVIPFIVFIIAITAEVNRPPFDLVEAEQELVGGFHTEYSSIRFALFYLAEYMNTITMSAIMVTMFFGGPDGPDPQFLHWLWPIAWFIVKTAIFFFIYVWFRAALPRLRYDQLMDLGWKVLIPVMLVWLLVVAAMRVSRPLGFAMVGLGIIGGLLLYRAIAVGRDRSTARELARPSRAEIEPPQDRREDHGDS comes from the coding sequence ATGGGTAACGATCCGCTGTTGTCGGGACACATTACGTGGATTGTCGTGTTGATTGTGTTGATCAAGGTTATTGTCGCCTTCATCGCGCTTATGATCTCGGTGCTATTGGCGATTTGGATTGAACGCAAGGTCATCTCTGACATGCAGAACCGGATTGGCCCTAATCGTGCCGGTCCATTCGGGCTCCTGCAAAGCCTGGCCGATGGCATCAAGCTATTCTTCAAGGAAGATCTGATTCCTGAGCGATCGGATAAGTTCATCTTTAAGCTGGCTCCGTATCTGTCGGTGATTCCTGCTTTTATCACCTTCACCTTGGTACCCGTGGGTGGCATAGTGCACATCTTTGGGCACACCACTGAACTTCAAGTGGCCGATCCTCCCATAGGGATACTCCTGCTGCTGGCGATGTCGTCGATTTCGGTGTACGGTGTGATGCTTGCGGGTTGGTCCTCAGGGTCAAAGTACCCACTGATTGGTTCGGTGCGAGCCTCTGCTCAGATGATCTCCTACGAGGCGGCCATGGGCCTATCCATAGCATCCGTTGTGTTGCTTACTGGATCTCTGTCTACGAGAGACATGGTGACCCAGCAACTCGGCACCTTCCTTGGCTTTATCCCGCACTGGAATATCATTCGATTAGGAGTAATACCCTTCATTGTCTTCATAATCGCCATCACCGCCGAGGTGAATAGACCGCCATTTGATCTGGTCGAGGCTGAACAGGAGCTGGTTGGGGGATTTCACACCGAGTACTCATCGATAAGGTTCGCCCTCTTCTATCTAGCCGAGTACATGAACACTATTACCATGTCCGCGATCATGGTCACCATGTTCTTCGGCGGGCCGGATGGTCCTGATCCTCAGTTCCTCCATTGGCTTTGGCCGATCGCATGGTTCATAGTCAAGACTGCGATCTTCTTCTTCATCTATGTGTGGTTCCGGGCCGCGCTTCCACGTCTGCGTTATGACCAACTGATGGATCTTGGTTGGAAGGTGCTTATTCCTGTCATGCTGGTCTGGCTGTTAGTGGTAGCTGCAATGCGAGTCTCGCGTCCACTTGGGTTCGCTATGGTCGGTCTCGGTATCATCGGTGGCCTACTTCTCTACCGTGCGATTGCCGTTGGTCGTGACCGGAGCACAGCTCGGGAGTTGGCACGACCATCGCGAGCTGAAATTGAGCCACCTCAAGATAGAAGGGAGGACCATGGGGATTCTTAG
- the nuoI gene encoding NADH-quinone oxidoreductase subunit NuoI, producing the protein MGILSGLGGFKVTFKQMAEPRVTRQYPEEKRPKPPRFHGRHVLNRYPDGMEKCIGCELCAGVCPARCIYVRGADNDPEAPVSPGERFGFVYEINYLRCIHCDLCVEACPTEAITESKMFEFSFTSREDAIYTKAELVVDEEGHPRRTPFEDWRDEDEEDTSGWVRATASSGDPNFEGVAGWSGELGHGVRLPERGQSDISEDEMTAMFPLREILADRIARKIGGKVW; encoded by the coding sequence ATGGGGATTCTTAGTGGTCTTGGGGGTTTCAAAGTAACCTTCAAGCAGATGGCGGAGCCACGAGTGACTCGCCAATACCCGGAAGAAAAGCGACCAAAGCCACCTCGCTTCCATGGTCGGCACGTGCTGAACCGGTATCCGGATGGGATGGAGAAGTGCATCGGCTGCGAGCTCTGCGCCGGAGTATGCCCGGCCAGGTGCATCTACGTTCGTGGGGCCGACAACGACCCAGAGGCACCGGTATCGCCAGGTGAGCGTTTTGGCTTCGTCTATGAGATCAACTACCTCCGCTGTATTCACTGCGATTTGTGTGTGGAGGCCTGTCCGACGGAGGCTATCACCGAGTCGAAGATGTTTGAGTTTTCGTTCACTAGCAGAGAAGACGCTATCTACACCAAGGCGGAGCTTGTGGTGGACGAGGAAGGACATCCACGTCGTACCCCGTTCGAGGATTGGCGTGATGAGGACGAGGAGGATACCTCGGGATGGGTGCGAGCCACCGCTTCATCAGGGGATCCTAACTTCGAAGGAGTCGCTGGTTGGTCTGGAGAGTTGGGCCATGGTGTCCGGCTTCCAGAGCGAGGCCAGTCGGATATTTCAGAGGATGAGATGACAGCGATGTTCCCGCTACGCGAGATTCTTGCGGATCGGATTGCTCGAAAGATTGGAGGGAAGGTCTGGTGA
- a CDS encoding NADH-quinone oxidoreductase subunit J, with the protein MIIASVISVPQLIVFIVSVVIIAVGGLGLLTARYPVHAALFLVMTLFGVAILFVEEGAEFLAAVQVVVYAGAVVVLFLFVIMLLGVDREELASFAGDTVRVVLAGVGVALILAVLFIVATGAWATGAHSSAGKLTTGSNVGVLARSVFTTYLLPFELTAALLVIAVVGAVILSRRMVAETSVIEPRQASEGREVQQ; encoded by the coding sequence GTGATCATCGCCTCAGTGATTTCGGTTCCTCAGTTGATTGTCTTTATCGTGTCGGTGGTCATCATCGCCGTTGGTGGGCTAGGACTCTTGACAGCTCGCTATCCGGTGCATGCGGCCCTGTTCCTGGTCATGACTCTTTTCGGAGTGGCGATTCTCTTCGTTGAAGAGGGTGCGGAGTTCCTTGCGGCAGTGCAAGTGGTCGTGTATGCAGGAGCTGTTGTGGTCCTGTTTTTGTTCGTCATCATGTTGTTGGGTGTGGATCGGGAGGAGCTAGCGAGTTTCGCTGGTGACACTGTGCGAGTGGTGTTGGCTGGTGTTGGCGTGGCGCTGATCTTGGCCGTGCTTTTCATTGTAGCTACTGGTGCTTGGGCCACTGGGGCGCACTCGAGCGCGGGCAAGTTGACTACTGGCTCAAATGTCGGTGTGCTGGCACGCTCGGTATTCACGACATACCTGCTCCCGTTTGAGCTCACCGCTGCCCTGTTGGTGATTGCGGTGGTGGGTGCTGTGATTCTATCGCGCCGTATGGTGGCTGAGACAAGTGTTATCGAACCAAGACAAGCCAGCGAAGGACGAGAGGTGCAGCAGTGA
- the nuoK gene encoding NADH-quinone oxidoreductase subunit NuoK, whose amino-acid sequence MTIPGSWYLVVAALLFGLGAFGVLTRRNVIVMFMSVELMLNAVNLTFVTYARMLNDVGGQLAVFFVLVVAAAEVVVGLGIIVAIFRHRATITVDDISSLKG is encoded by the coding sequence GTGACGATCCCCGGTAGTTGGTATCTCGTTGTGGCGGCGTTGCTCTTTGGTCTCGGGGCTTTCGGGGTCCTTACACGACGCAACGTTATAGTCATGTTCATGTCAGTTGAGCTGATGCTGAATGCAGTCAATTTGACATTCGTGACTTATGCGAGAATGCTCAATGATGTTGGTGGTCAGCTCGCGGTGTTCTTTGTTCTCGTGGTAGCGGCCGCTGAGGTCGTGGTTGGTCTTGGGATTATCGTTGCAATCTTCCGACACCGGGCAACGATCACAGTCGATGACATCTCGAGTTTGAAGGGCTAG
- the nuoL gene encoding NADH-quinone oxidoreductase subunit L — MVVLGLVVGFPLLGFILLLAFGRRMGDPGAGWFGTIAVASSFVAAVGTWIFLLAKHGSNRTQVLHLFTWFQAGGFRVNISFRADPLSVVMILFVTGVATLIHLYSIGYMKRDARFHQFFVYLNLFVFSMLVLVTANNLPLTFLGWEGVGACSYWLISFWFERPTAASAGKKAFIINRIGDMGFMLGTFLVFMQLHSVSYSKILPGAHQLSTGTAEAIALLFFLAAAGKSAQLPLFTWLLDAMEGPTPVSALIHAATMVTAGVYLMARLSPILALAHAASMTIAIIGVITAFVAAMAATSQTDIKKIVAFSTVSQLGYMMLGIGTGAYVAAIFLMVTHAFYKALIFLSSGSVIHSLDSEQNIRKMGALAKLMPITAWTMIIAWLSIAGVPPFSGFFSKGSILEDAFGRNELLWVVGVVTALLTAYYMGRLVFVVFYGKARWQEVTHGHDPHESPRIMTIPLIVLAIAAATAGLLNLPYSGLRFLHDWLAPVFGSSLVSYHLSSTEKVLLPATDAVVALLGVLFAWRLWRNHSERRELEPTILIRGWYIDTLYDKTFARGGTALAKFTDRVIDPTVIDGAVGGVAWLFRWVGGLGKKVQSGLVRSYLLIMVAGIVVVVVYVLVSAAR; from the coding sequence ATGGTTGTTTTGGGGTTGGTGGTTGGCTTCCCGCTGCTTGGATTCATACTGCTGCTCGCTTTTGGGCGGCGCATGGGAGATCCAGGTGCAGGATGGTTTGGAACTATTGCGGTTGCCTCTAGTTTTGTAGCCGCCGTTGGAACTTGGATCTTCTTGCTTGCCAAGCACGGGTCCAACCGGACACAGGTACTGCACCTGTTTACTTGGTTCCAAGCGGGCGGCTTTCGGGTAAATATCTCATTTCGAGCGGATCCGCTATCGGTCGTGATGATCCTTTTCGTCACCGGTGTAGCCACGCTTATCCATCTGTACTCGATTGGATATATGAAGCGTGATGCGCGATTCCATCAGTTTTTCGTCTATCTCAACCTGTTCGTGTTTTCGATGTTGGTTCTTGTCACGGCTAACAATCTTCCGCTCACCTTCCTGGGCTGGGAGGGAGTGGGCGCTTGCTCTTACTGGCTGATCTCGTTTTGGTTTGAACGTCCGACGGCGGCGAGCGCCGGAAAGAAGGCGTTCATCATCAACCGGATTGGCGACATGGGTTTCATGTTGGGGACGTTCTTGGTCTTCATGCAGTTGCATTCGGTGAGCTATTCGAAGATATTGCCAGGAGCCCATCAACTTTCGACTGGAACTGCGGAGGCGATCGCTCTGCTGTTCTTCCTCGCTGCGGCTGGGAAGTCCGCCCAACTGCCACTCTTTACTTGGCTACTTGATGCTATGGAGGGCCCAACCCCGGTCTCGGCCCTTATCCACGCCGCTACTATGGTTACGGCTGGAGTGTACCTTATGGCTCGGCTCTCTCCCATTCTCGCACTTGCCCATGCTGCTTCAATGACGATCGCGATCATAGGCGTGATTACCGCCTTTGTGGCGGCAATGGCCGCGACCTCGCAGACGGACATTAAGAAGATTGTCGCCTTCTCTACAGTGAGCCAGCTCGGCTATATGATGCTCGGAATTGGAACTGGAGCCTACGTTGCTGCCATCTTCTTGATGGTGACACATGCGTTCTACAAGGCGTTGATCTTCCTTTCTTCGGGTTCGGTCATTCATTCACTCGATAGCGAGCAGAACATTCGCAAGATGGGAGCGCTGGCTAAGTTGATGCCGATCACTGCCTGGACGATGATTATCGCATGGCTTTCGATCGCTGGTGTCCCGCCCTTCTCTGGATTCTTCTCCAAGGGATCGATACTCGAGGACGCATTCGGGCGTAATGAGCTGCTTTGGGTGGTCGGAGTCGTGACTGCTCTTCTGACGGCTTACTATATGGGTCGGTTAGTGTTTGTCGTCTTCTATGGCAAGGCGCGGTGGCAGGAGGTCACGCATGGCCATGATCCGCATGAATCGCCGCGGATTATGACGATTCCTCTTATCGTGCTGGCGATTGCAGCGGCGACGGCAGGACTTCTGAACCTACCATATTCAGGCCTACGCTTCCTCCACGATTGGCTTGCACCAGTATTCGGTTCTTCGTTGGTCTCTTATCACCTTTCCTCGACTGAAAAGGTGTTGCTCCCTGCCACCGATGCGGTTGTCGCTCTTCTTGGCGTTCTCTTTGCCTGGCGTCTCTGGCGCAACCATTCCGAGCGTAGGGAACTCGAACCAACGATTCTCATCAGGGGATGGTACATCGATACGCTGTACGACAAGACATTTGCGCGTGGCGGAACTGCGCTCGCGAAGTTTACTGACCGCGTCATCGACCCCACTGTCATTGACGGTGCCGTTGGCGGGGTCGCATGGCTATTTCGTTGGGTTGGTGGCCTCGGTAAAAAGGTGCAGTCTGGGCTTGTACGGAGCTATCTCCTCATTATGGTCGCTGGAATTGTTGTGGTCGTTGTGTATGTGCTCGTGAGTGCGGCGCGGTAG
- a CDS encoding complex I subunit 4 family protein produces the protein MTLLDWLIALPALGALVVPMMSLPADNQKLVRYFGIAISLVELGIAIGMAIAFKLHTSSYQFVTKVHWIGAFGIAWYLGADGISLVLVLLTAVLFAIAMFAMKGVKDYRAYVGWMLLLEAACMGSFTALDLFLFFVFFELTLVPSYFLISDFGLGASGRAAIKFFVYTFAGSALLLIGIVSLVFIHDHQTGHLTFSLPALMHTKLPKDTAILLFLAFAAAFAVKTPIFPFHTWSPDTYRAAPIPAVVILAGVMAKLGAYGLIRFDLELFPATSRELAWLMLTLGVAGILYGAIVAAGERDLGRMVAYSSLSHMGFIVLGIFAFSTEGLSGSTLQMVNHGIYTAAIFLLLGMIYERRGTLDMNKLGGLQKKAPIFAAVFILVVMGMIGLPGLNGFVGEFLILLGTFITHRWWAVVAVLGVVLSAVYLLWAYQRVFHGEAKDERSFRDLAPREALLLLPLVAIIVFLGIYPVPLLSRINPTTSAIVHHVKKAPALTNSPVSSAAASITTGGAK, from the coding sequence ATGACGTTACTCGATTGGCTGATAGCACTTCCCGCCTTGGGAGCTCTCGTGGTTCCCATGATGTCCTTGCCGGCTGACAACCAAAAGTTGGTCCGCTACTTCGGTATCGCGATTTCACTGGTTGAGCTCGGGATCGCCATTGGCATGGCGATAGCATTCAAGCTCCATACCAGTTCGTATCAATTTGTTACCAAGGTTCACTGGATCGGAGCATTTGGCATAGCTTGGTATCTTGGGGCCGATGGCATCTCGCTCGTGCTCGTCTTATTGACCGCCGTTCTGTTTGCCATCGCCATGTTTGCGATGAAGGGCGTGAAGGACTACCGGGCGTATGTCGGTTGGATGTTACTTCTAGAGGCGGCCTGCATGGGGAGCTTCACCGCTCTTGACCTCTTCCTGTTCTTCGTTTTCTTTGAGTTGACCCTAGTGCCAAGTTATTTTCTGATCTCCGATTTTGGTCTAGGAGCATCGGGTCGAGCAGCTATCAAGTTTTTTGTCTACACCTTCGCCGGTTCGGCGCTGCTCTTGATAGGTATCGTTTCCCTGGTGTTTATCCATGATCATCAGACTGGGCACCTCACCTTCTCCTTGCCTGCTCTAATGCATACAAAGCTTCCAAAGGACACGGCTATCCTTCTGTTCTTGGCTTTTGCCGCTGCGTTTGCAGTCAAGACTCCAATCTTTCCCTTCCACACCTGGTCTCCGGATACCTACCGGGCGGCACCGATTCCGGCGGTGGTGATCTTGGCGGGAGTGATGGCCAAGCTCGGAGCCTATGGTCTTATTCGGTTTGACCTTGAGCTATTCCCAGCCACATCGCGTGAATTGGCTTGGTTGATGCTGACTCTTGGTGTGGCCGGGATTCTATATGGTGCGATTGTGGCGGCTGGTGAGCGCGATCTTGGTCGTATGGTGGCTTACTCGTCGTTGTCACACATGGGCTTCATTGTGTTAGGTATTTTTGCCTTTTCCACAGAGGGTCTCTCTGGCAGCACGCTCCAGATGGTCAACCATGGGATCTATACAGCTGCTATCTTCCTATTGCTGGGGATGATTTACGAACGTCGTGGGACGCTCGACATGAATAAGCTTGGTGGTCTTCAAAAGAAGGCTCCGATCTTCGCTGCTGTGTTTATTCTCGTCGTAATGGGCATGATTGGCCTACCTGGTTTGAATGGGTTCGTGGGCGAGTTTTTGATTCTCCTTGGCACCTTTATAACGCATCGGTGGTGGGCGGTGGTGGCAGTGCTTGGTGTGGTCTTGAGCGCCGTCTATCTTTTGTGGGCCTATCAGAGGGTGTTTCATGGAGAAGCTAAAGATGAGCGCAGTTTCCGCGACCTAGCTCCTCGCGAAGCGTTGCTACTTCTACCTCTGGTGGCGATTATCGTATTCTTGGGCATCTACCCGGTCCCGCTGTTATCACGGATTAATCCGACGACGTCAGCCATAGTGCACCACGTGAAAAAGGCGCCGGCGCTCACCAATTCGCCGGTTTCGAGTGCTGCGGCTTCTATCACAACTGGAGGGGCTAAGTAG